GCGCCGTCATCGAGCACGCGGTCAACGAAGGCCTGGACGGCTTCTACCGCGCAGCGGTGGCGGACAACGAGATCCGCGTCCTCGGCCGCCCCGAGGCCGAGGTCGTCGAGCTCCCCGAGCTGTCCGACTTCTCCGGCGACCTGAAGGTCACCGTCGAGGTCGACGTGCGTCCCGAGTTCGAGATGCCCGCCTACGAGGGTGAGACCATCACGGTCGACGCCGTCGAGACCGACGACGCCGCCATCGACGCCGAGCTCGAGAGCCTGCGCGCCCGCTTCGGCACCCTGGTGACCGTCGACCGTCCCGCCGCGAAGGGTGACTTCGTCGAGCTGGACCTCGTCGCCACGATCGACGGCGTCGAGATCGACCGTGCGGAGGGCGTCTCCTACGAGGTCGGCTCGGGCGAGCTGCTCGAGGGCACCGATGAGGCGATCGAGTCCCTCACCGCCGGCGAGGAGACCACGTTCCGCTCGAAGCTCGTGGGCGGCGACCACGCCGGCTCCGAGGCCGAGGTGGCCGTGACCGTCAAGGCCGTCAAGGAGCGCGAGCTCCCCGACGCCGACGACGACTTCGCGCAGATGGCGAGCGAGTTCGACACGATCGCAGAGCTGCGCGACAGCCTCGCGGCCCGCGTCGCCCAGCAGTCCACCTTCACGCAGGGCGCCGCCGCGCGCGACAAGCTCGTCGAGCTGCTGCTGGAGAAGTCCGACATCCCGGTGCCGCCGAAGCTCATCGAGGACGAGGTGAACAGCCACCTCGAGGGTGAGGGTCGTCTCGAGGACGACGTGCACCGCGCCGAGGTCACCGAGGCCAGCGAG
The sequence above is a segment of the Microbacterium caowuchunii genome. Coding sequences within it:
- the tig gene encoding trigger factor, producing the protein MVTSTVEQLSPTRVKLHITVSPEELKPSIAHAYEHIAQDVQIPGFRKGKVPAPIIDQRIGRGAVIEHAVNEGLDGFYRAAVADNEIRVLGRPEAEVVELPELSDFSGDLKVTVEVDVRPEFEMPAYEGETITVDAVETDDAAIDAELESLRARFGTLVTVDRPAAKGDFVELDLVATIDGVEIDRAEGVSYEVGSGELLEGTDEAIESLTAGEETTFRSKLVGGDHAGSEAEVAVTVKAVKERELPDADDDFAQMASEFDTIAELRDSLAARVAQQSTFTQGAAARDKLVELLLEKSDIPVPPKLIEDEVNSHLEGEGRLEDDVHRAEVTEASEKQFRTQVLLDKIAEDGDVQVSQEELTQYLIQSAAQYGMAPQDFVNALQQGNQLPALIGEVARNKALAIALGRVSVVDTNGKPVDLAGFVAVEDEPAAEEEVVAEAQEIADAAADAEAEEAPAKKAPAKKAPAKKAAPKKDAAPAEETPADEAPAKKPTTRKAAKKAADAE